A single genomic interval of Coccidioides posadasii str. Silveira chromosome 1, complete sequence harbors:
- the CCT8 gene encoding T-complex protein 1 subunit theta (EggNog:ENOG410PGJ7~COG:O), whose amino-acid sequence MSLAIPNAPNAGLFKQGYNSYDAEDGAVLRNIDACHTIAQTVQTSLGPFGRNKIVINHLQKMILTSDAATILRELDVVHPAAKLMVMASQQQEAEMGDGTNMVIILAGELLRKAEDLLRMGLKASDIAQGYEKAQIFALSCLDDLEVDRLQQLRSTAELGKALKTVIGSKQCGSEDILAPLVAEAILAVMPKNPAQFNIDNVRVVKIMGGSLEQSKVVKGMVFGREPEGSIKKAKKAKVGVFSCPVDISQTETKGTVLLKNAQEMLSFTKGEEDRLEAAIKELYDSGIRVVVAGATVGELALHYLNRFNILVIKVLSKFELRRLCRVVGATPLARLGAPMPDEMGSVDVVETMEIGGDRVTVFRQEEASSVTRTSTIVLRGATQNFLDDVERAIDDGVNVVKAITKDPRLVPGAGATEIQLTERISKYADRTPGLAQYAIRKYAEAFEVIPRTLAESAGLNATEVLSRLYTAHQQQAQSGSEDEEEGSSEEEEPYWTTGVDIHASTPSGTIDAQEEDILDLLVSKQWAMKLATEAARTVLSVDQIIVARQAGGPKPPGQNPHWDED is encoded by the exons ATGTCTTTGGCAATTCCCAACGCGCCGAACGCCGGCCTTTTCAAACAGGGCTACAACAG CTACGATGCCGAAGACGGTGCTGTTCTGCGTAATATCGATGCCTGCCACACCATTGCACAGACCGTTCAGACCTCCCTTGGTCCCTTCGGCCGCAACAAGATCGTCATCAACCACCTTCAGAAGATGATTCTTACCTCAGATGCCGCGACGATTCTACGCGAGCTCGATGTGGTACACCCCGCAGCAAAACTGATGGTTATGGCCAGCCAGCAGCAAGAGGCCGAGATGGGCGATGGCACAAATATGGTCATCATACTGGCCGGCGAACTGTTACGGAAGGCAGAAGATCTCTTGCGGATGGGATTGAAGGCCAGTGATATCGCACAGGGTTATGAAAAGGCGCAGATTTTTGCTTTGAGTTGCTTAGACG ATCTTGAGGTGGACAGATTGCAGCAATTACGGTCCACAGCCGAGTTGGGGAAGGCATTGAAGACAGTGATTGGCAGCAAGCAGTGCGGCTCCGAAGACATCTTGGCTCCACTTGTCGCCGAGGCCATCTTGGCCGTCATGCCAAAAAATCCCGCCCAATTTAATATCGATAATGTTCGCGTGGTTAAAATCATGGGTGGAAGTTTAGAGCAGTCGAAAGTGGTAAAGGGTATGGTTTTCGGTCGGGAACCCGAAGGATCAATCAAGAAGGCCAAGAAGGCCAAGGTTGGCGTCTTCAGCTGCCCGGTTGACATCTCCCAAACGGAAACCAAGGGGACTGTTCTCCTGAAGAATGCACAAGAAATGCTTAGCTTCACAAAGGGTGAAGAAGACCGCTTAGAGGCCGCGATCAAAGAACTCTACGATTCCGGCATCCGGGTGGTCGTTGCCGGTGCAACCGTTGGCGAGTTGGCTCTACATTATCTGAACCGCTTCAACATCCTTGTCATCAAGGTGCTCTCCAAGTTCGAACTCCGCAGACTATGCCGTGTCGTTGGAGCAACTCCGCTAGCCCGCCTTGGAGCTCCGATGCCAGATGAGATGGGAAGCGTCGACGTTGTGGAGACGATGGAGATCGGCGGAGATCGAGTAACGGTTTTCCGCCAGGAGGAGGCCAGCAGCGTCACCCGAACATCCACCATTGTCCTTCGCGGCGCAACCCAAAACTTCTTGGATGATGTGGAGCGTGCGATCGATGACGGTGTGAATGTCGTGAAGGCCATCACTAAGGATCCCCGACTCGTCCCTGGCGCCGGTGCCACAGAGATCCAGCTCACGGAGAGGATTTCCAAATACGCCGATAGGACCCCGGGGCTGGCTCAGTACGCGATCCGGAAATACGCCGAAGCATTTGAGGTCATCCCGCGCACCCTAGCCGAATCTGCGGGTCTCAATGCTACCGAAGTCTTGTCCAGATTATACACCGCTCACCAGCAGCAAGCCCAATCCGGGtccgaagatgaagaggaaggtTCATCGGAAGAAGAGGAGCCATACTGGACCACTGGAGTTGATATCCATGCATCCACCCCCAGTGGCACCATTGACGCGCAGGAGGAAGACATTCTCGACCTCCTTGTTTCAAAGCAGTGGGCGATGAAGCTCGCAACCGAGGCTGCAAGAACCGTGCTGAGCGTCGACCAGATCATTGTCGCAAGGCAAGCCGGTGGGCCCAAGCCGCCGGGTCAGAATCCTCACTGGGACGAGGACTAA
- the PDA1 gene encoding alpha subunit of pyruvate dehydrogenase (EggNog:ENOG410PFYV~COG:C~BUSCO:7656at33183), which produces MFSRLVRARSAAQLGRFPSSLARRSVTTNAASAHADNVPAEDDKPFTIKLSDESFETYELDPPPYTLEVTKKELKQMYRDMVAIRRMEMASDRLYKEKKIRGFCHLSTGQEAVAVGIEHALDREDKLITAYRCHGFAYMRGGTIKSIVGELLGRREGIAYGKGGSMHMFAPGFYGGNGIVGAQVPVGAGLAFAQKYEGKQNTTICLYGDGASNQGQVFEAFNMAKLWNLPVIFGCENNKYGMGTAANRAAAMTDYYKRGQYIPGLKINGMDVLAIKAAVKYGREYTLAGHGPLVFEYVTYRYGGHSMSDPGTTYRTREEIQRMRSTNDPIAGLKHKLLDWNVTTEEELKTIDKETRSFVDSEVAEAEKMPVPDANSRILFEDIYVRGSEPLWMRGRTVEETFYY; this is translated from the exons ATGTTCTCGAGGCTTGTTCGCGCTCGCTCAGCCGCCCAGCTGGGTCGATTCCCGTCTTCCCTCGCTCGCCGATCGGTGACCACCAATGCTGCTTCGGCGCATGCTGATAATGTCCCAGCT GAAGATGATAAACCATTCACAATCAAGCTCTCCGATGAGAGCTTTGAAACATACGAGCTCGATCCTCCCCCATACACGCTAGAAgtaacaaagaaagagctCAAGCAGATGTACCGTGATATGGTGGCCATAAG ACGCATGGAGATGGCCTCTGATCGTCTAtacaaagaaaagaagattcGCGGTTTCTGCCACCTATCCACCGGCCAGGAAGCCGTCGCCGTCGGCATCGAGCACGCACTCGATAGAGAAGACAAATTGATCACTGCCTACCGATGCCACGGCTTCGCGTACATGCGCGGTGGAACGATCAAGTCGATAGTCGGTGAACTGCTTGGTCGCCGTGAGGGTATTGCCTATGGCAAGGGCGGATCTATGCATATGTTTGCGCCAGGTTTCTACGGAGGTAACGGTATCGTCGGTGCTCAGGTTCCAGTGGGTGCCGGTTTGGCGTTCGCTCAGAAATACGAGGGCAAGCAGAACACTACAATCTGCTTGTATGGCGATGGAGCATCCAACCAAGGACAAGTCTTTGAAGCGTTCAACATGGCGAAGCTATGGAACCTCCCTGTCATTTTCGGCTGTGAGA ACAACAAATACGGAATGGGTACCGCGGCTAACCGTGCTGCTGCCATGACCGATTATTACAAACGTGGCCAATACATCCCAGGTTTGAAGATCAACGGAATGGACGTCCTTGCCATCAAGGCCGCCGTCAAGTACGGCCGCGAATACACTCTCGCTGGACACGGACCCCTCGTCTTCGAATACGTCACATACAGATACGGTGGTCATTCCATGTCCGATCCCGGCACCACGTACCGAACCCGTGAAGAGATCCAGCGCATGCGTAGCACCAACGATCCAATCGCAGGACTTAagcacaagctgctggacTGGAATGTTACGACCGAAGAGGAGCTGAAGACAATCGACAAGGAGACCCGCAGCTTTGTTGACTCTGAGGTCGCGGAGGCTGAGAAGATGCCTGTTCCAGACGCCAATTCTCGCATTCTGTTTGAGGACATCTACGTCCGCGGCAGCGAGCCTCTCTGGATGCGTGGACGTACGGTCGAAGAGACTTTCTACTATTAG